The Spirosoma foliorum genome has a window encoding:
- the lpxD gene encoding UDP-3-O-(3-hydroxymyristoyl)glucosamine N-acyltransferase encodes MKFTVKQIATLLGGEVTGNDTLEITGLAKIEEGKTGDISFLSNLKYEPHLYTTQVSAVIVDRSFEPKKPVSPALIFVENSYSAFTRLLEEYHKQLIFARVGIEQPSYIGDNCQVGEQIYRGAFSYIGRGCQIGKNVKIYPQAYIGNNVCIGDNTIIHPGARVLDNSIIGQYCVVHPNAVIGSEGFGFAPQPDGTYKTIPQLGNVILEDFVNIGSGTTVDCATLGSTIIRKGAKLDNLIQIAHNVEIGKNTVIAAQSGVSGSTKLGDNCVIAGQVGFAGHLTIANGTKVGAQSGVGKSIEEEGTAINSSPAFGLKESMRSLAVFRRLPELDQRITKLEKKQEK; translated from the coding sequence ATGAAGTTTACAGTCAAGCAGATTGCTACACTGCTGGGGGGCGAAGTTACCGGGAATGATACACTGGAAATCACCGGCTTAGCTAAAATTGAAGAAGGGAAAACAGGCGATATTTCGTTTCTGTCCAACCTCAAATACGAGCCGCATTTGTACACTACCCAGGTGTCAGCTGTGATTGTTGATCGCTCATTTGAGCCTAAAAAGCCGGTTTCGCCTGCTTTAATCTTTGTAGAAAATTCCTACTCTGCATTTACCCGCTTGCTTGAAGAATACCACAAGCAATTAATTTTTGCTCGGGTAGGTATAGAACAACCCTCCTATATTGGCGATAATTGCCAGGTTGGGGAGCAGATTTACCGGGGGGCGTTTTCGTACATTGGCCGAGGGTGTCAGATTGGCAAAAACGTTAAAATATATCCGCAGGCCTATATTGGTAACAATGTATGCATTGGCGATAATACGATTATCCATCCAGGTGCCCGTGTACTGGACAATAGCATCATTGGGCAATATTGTGTTGTTCACCCCAACGCTGTAATTGGTAGCGAAGGCTTCGGTTTTGCGCCACAACCCGATGGTACGTACAAAACAATTCCGCAATTAGGCAACGTTATCCTGGAAGACTTCGTAAATATAGGTTCTGGCACCACAGTAGATTGTGCTACCCTGGGATCGACAATTATCCGGAAAGGGGCGAAGCTAGATAACCTGATCCAAATTGCTCATAACGTCGAAATTGGCAAAAACACCGTGATTGCTGCGCAATCGGGTGTGTCGGGATCAACAAAACTTGGTGATAATTGCGTTATTGCCGGGCAAGTTGGCTTTGCCGGACACCTGACAATCGCCAATGGCACAAAAGTCGGAGCGCAGTCGGGTGTAGGAAAAAGCATTGAAGAAGAAGGTACCGCTATTAATAGTTCGCCTGCTTTCGGTTTGAAGGAAAGTATGCGGTCTTTAGCCGTTTTTCGGCGATTACCGGAGCTGGATCAACGTATAACGAAATTGGAGAAGAAACAAGAAAAATAG